A window from Acinonyx jubatus isolate Ajub_Pintada_27869175 chromosome E1, VMU_Ajub_asm_v1.0, whole genome shotgun sequence encodes these proteins:
- the TSPOAP1 gene encoding peripheral-type benzodiazepine receptor-associated protein 1 isoform X4 — MEQLTPLPQLGDPRAMEPWALPAWQNWTPGQGSEPGGTAPSIAEIPAAGQVGELRPGESSEPEPEGAQSPGAMGGIDPEGTKTGLNSLGHQAASSRPSCPRLEDEEVEALPKGKLSMGFGDRPNLELLRALGELQQRCAILKEENQMLRKSSFPETEEKVRRLKRKNAELAVIAKRLEERARKLQETNLKVVSAPVPRPGASLELCRKALAHQRARDLSETASALLAKDKQIAALQRECRELQARLTLVGKEGPQWLHVRDFDRLLRESQREVLRLQRQIALRNQQEPPPPSRPPGPAAPARAGAPAPGAPGEARPQEDVENPPTGLGEPEKQQRVQQLESELSKKRKKCESLEQEARKKQRRCEELELQLREAQNENARLVEENSRLSGRATEKEQVEWENAELRGQLLGVTQERDSALRKSQGLQSKLESLEQVLKHMREVAQRRQQLEVEHEQARISLQEKQEEVRRLQQAQAEAKREHEGAVQLLESTLDSMQVRVRELEEQCRSQTERFSLLAQELQAFRLHPGPLDLLTSALGYSTLGDHPPPPCCCSTPHPCRGSGPKDLDLPPGSPGRCTPKSSEPVPATVVGVPRRTAKKAESLSNSSRSESVHNSPKSCPTPEVDTASEVEELEADSVSLLPAAPEGSRGGARIQVFLARYSYNPFEGPNENPEAELPLTAGEYIYIYGNMDEDGFFEGELMDGRRGLVPSNFVERVSDDDLLTSLPPELADLSHSSGPELSFLSAGGGGSSSGGQSSGGRSQPRPEDEAAGDELSLSPQPEGLGGPPAVPYPRGLVVLRQLAHSVVLAWEPPPERVELRGYHICVNGELRQALGPGVPPKAVLENLDLRAGPLRVSVQALTSQGSSDPLRCCLVVGTRAGVVPSQLRVHRLTATSAEITWVPGNSNLAHAVYLNGEECPPARPSTYWATFCHLRPGTLYQARVEAQLPPRESWEPGWEKPEQRAATLQFTTLPAGPPDAPLDVQIEPGPSPGILIISWLPVTIDAAGTSNGVRVTGYAIYADGQKIMEVASPTAGSVLVELSQLQLMQVCREVAVRTMSPHGESADSIPAPVPPALVAACLPATVSCPSPRPGSEARPPLAPASPGPGDPSSPLRRPDPHGTREPPGAPPASPPREAAKGSPEEPPAPCSQEEAGAAVLGTSEDGRASEPAVGERAPDPAASPLAQEEALLAPCSTQGALAQRVPCAEACRGGEAGSGLRPKAEREDTAELGVRLVNSLVDHGRNSDLSDIQEEEEDEEEEEEDLSSRTCSFQKQVVGNSIGENGAKPQPQPDPFCETDSDEEILEQILELPLQQFCSKKLFSIPEEEEEEDEEDEGEDEEDEERPGAGCSSRDPGPPESALLGLGCDSGQPRGPGLCPLSPEPCRGGDRLEDIPGLVGGSIRRKGSGSPEKPPNRRRSPDPREHCSRLLSNGGPQASGRPGPTRERGSPAVGEGTKGVPEAGGRGRPAPSRRCSRGRAPESSLAGCFSPKCLEISIEYDSEDEQEAGSGGISITSSCYPGDGEAWGTAPIGRSRGPLKANSGPTPYPRLSAWEKGEPERRGRSATGRAKEPPSRATETGEPRGQDSSGRRGPLRRGAQAPRTGGTELASLRNPPAEAPVYQDLPVRAFLALFDYDPVSMSPNPDAGEEELPFREGQILKVFGDKDADGFYRGEGGGRTGYIPCNMVAEVAVDSPTERQQLLQRGYLSPDILTEGSGNGPFVYSTARTAGPPPKPRRSKKAEAEGSAQPCAGRPQQVSSASLKCSRSMVAAFDYNPRESSPNMDVEAELPFRAGDIITVFGDMDDDGFYYGELNGQRGLVPSNFLEGPGPEAGSSDREPGTSQAESQRMRRRRVQC, encoded by the exons ATGGAGCAACTGACACCTCTCCCACAGCTGGGGGACCCCAGAGCCATGGAGCCGTGGGCCCTGCCCGCCTGGCAGAACTGGACTCCAGGCCAGGGGAGCGAACCCGGAGGCACAGCCCCAAGCATTGCTGAAATCCCGGCAGCTGGGCAGGTTGGAGAGCTGAGGCCCGGGGAGAGCTCCGAGCCGGAGCCTGAGGGAGCCCAGAGCCCCGGGGCTATGGGGGGCATTGACCCTGAAGGAACCAAAACCGGGCTGAACAGCCTGGGGCACCAAGCAGCAAGCTCCAGACCCAGCTGCCCGAGGCTGGAGGACGAGGAGGTGGAGGCTCTCCCTAAG GGCAAGCTGAGCATGGGCTTTGGGGACAGGCCCAATCTGGAGCTGCTGAGGGCCCTGGGGGAGCTGCAGCAGCGCTGTGCCATCCTTAAGGAGGAAAATCAGATGCTG AGGAAGAGCAGCTTCCCTGAGACAGAGGAGAAGGTGCGGAGGCTGAAGCGGAAGAATGCCGAGCTGGCGGTCATTGCCAAGCGTCTGGAGGAGAGGGCCCGGAAGCTGCAGGAGACTAACCTGAAGGTG GTGAGTGCCCCTGTGCCCCGTCCTGGGGCCAGCTTGGAGTTGTGCCGGAAGGCCCTGGCCCATCAGCGAGCCCGGGACCTCAGTGAGACAGCCAGCGCCCTGCTGGCTAAGGACAAGCAGATTGCTGCCTTGCAGCGGGAGTGCAGGGAGCTGCAGGCCAGGCTCACCCTGGTTGGCAAG GAGGGCCCCCAGTGGCTCCACGTGAGGGACTTCGACCGGCTGCTCCGCGAGTCCCAGCGGGAGGTGCTGCGGCTGCAGAGGCAGATCGCCCTGCGCAACCAGCAGGAGCCACCCCCGCCGTCCCGGCCCCCGGGCCCCGCTGCCCCGGCCAGAGCAGGGGCGCCCGCCCCCGGGGCCCCGGGAGAG GCCAGGCCCCAAGAGGATGTGGAAAACCCACCCACGGGCCTAGGGGAGCCAGAGAAACAGCAGAGGGTGCAGCAGCTG GAGTCAGAGCTCAGCAAGAAGCGAAAGAAATGCGAGAGCCTGGAGCAGGAAGCCCGGAAAAAGCAGAGGCGATGTGAGGAGCTG GAACTGCAGCTGAGAGAAGCCCAGAATGAGAATGCCCGCCTCGTGGAGGAGAATTCTCGGCTCAGTGGGAGAGCCACGGAAAAAGAGCAG GTGGAGTGGGAGAATGCAGAGCTGAGGGGCCAGCTCCTGGGGGTGACACAGGAGAGGGACTCAGCCCTTCGCAAGAGCCAGGGCCTGCAGAGCAAGCTGGAGAGCCTGGAGCAGGTGCTGAAG CACATGCGGGAGGTGGCCCAGCGGAGGCAGCAGCTCGAGGTGGAGCATGAGCAGGCTCGGATCAGCCtgcaggagaagcaggaggaggtcCGGAGGCTgcagcag GCCCAGGCAGAAGCCAAGAGGGAACATGAAGGGGCTGTGCAGCTGCTGGAG TCGACCCTGGATTCCATGCAG GTCCGGGTTCGAGAGCTGGAAGAGCAGTGCCGCAGCCAAACAGAGCGCTTCAGCCTCCTGGCACAGGAGCTCCAGGCCTTCCGCCTGCACCCTGGCCCCTTGGATCTACTCACCTCTGCCTTGGGCTACAGTACCCTTGGGGaccacccaccacccccctgcTGCTgctctaccccccacccctgccgtgGGTCTGGCCCCAAAG ACCTTGACCTCCCTCCGGGCTCTCCTGGGCGCTGCACCCCAAAGTCTTCTGAGCCTGTCCCTGCAACCGTTGTCGGGGTCCCTCGAAGGACGGCCAAGAAGGCAGAGTCCCTCTCCAACTCCTCTCGCTCTGAATCCGTCCACAACAGCCCCAAGTCATGCCCCACACCCGAG GTGGACACAGCCAGTGAGGTGGAGGAGCTGGAGGCAGACAGTGTCTCCCTGCTCCCAGCAGCACCGGAGGGCAGCCGCGGAGGAGCCAGGATCCAGGTGTTCCTAGCACGCTATAG CTACAACCCCTTCGAGGGCCCCAATGAGAACCCAGAGGCAGAGCTTCCGCTTACTGCTGGCGAGTACATCTACATCTATGGCAACATGGACGAGGATGGCTTTTTTGAAG gGGAGCTCATGGATGGCCGAAGGGGCCTGGTCCCTTCCAATTTTGTAGAGCGTGTGTCCGACGATGACCTCCTGACCTCCCTCCCTCCGGAGCTGGCCGATTTGTCCCACAGCTCAGGCCCCGAACTCAGTTTCCTGAGTGCAGGCGGGGGTGGCAGCAGTAGCGGGGGCCAGAGCAGCGGGGGACGCAGCCAGCCCAGACCTGAGGACGAGGCTGCGGGGGACGAGCTCAGTCTGAGCCCCCAGCCTGAGGGCCTGGGCGGGCCCCCTGCTGTGCCTTACCCACGGGGTCTGGTGGTCCTCAGGCAGCTGGCCCACAGTGTGGTGCTGGCCTGGGAGCCGCCTCCTGAGCGAGTGGAGTTACGCGGCTACCATATCTGCGTGAACGGGGAGCTGCGTCAGGCCCTGGGGCCGGGGGTGCCCCCCAAGGCTGTGCTCGAGAACCTGGACCTGCGGGCCGGGCCCCTCCGTGTTTCTGTGCAGGCCCTGACCAGCCAGGGCAGCTCCGACCCTCTGCGCTGTTGCTTGGTGGTGGGTACCCGGGCCGGGGTGGTACCTAGCCAGCTGCGGGTCCATCGACTGACAGCCACGTCTGCTGAGATCACCTGGGTGCCCGGCAATAGCAACTTGGCCCATGCCGTCTACCTCAATGGGGAAGAGTGCCCCCCTGCCCGCCCCAGCACCTACTGGGCCACCTTCTGTCACCTGCGGCCTGGTACTCTCTATCAGGCCCGAGTGGAGGCTCAGCTCCCACCTCGAGAGTCCTGGGAACCAGGCTGGGAAAAGCCGGAGCAGCGGGCTGCCACCCTGCAGTTCACCACACTCCCAGCAG GCCCACCTGATGCCCCCCTGGATGTGCAGATTGAGCCGGGACCCTCCCCTGGAATCTTGATCATCAGCTGGCTCCCAGTAACAATTGATGCTGCTGGCACTTCCAATGGCGTCCGGGTCACGGGCTATGCCATCTATGCTGATGGGCAAAAG ATCATGGAGGTGGCGTCACCCACGGCAGGCAGCGTGCTGGTGGAGCTGTCCCAGCTGCAGCTGATGCAAGTGTGCCGTGAGGTGGCTGTGCGCACCATGTCACCCCACGGCGAGTCAGCTGACTCCATTCCAGCTCCTGTCCCCCCAGCCCTAGTGGCGGCCTGCCTACCAGCCACGGTCTCTTGCCCCTCACCGCGGCCGGGCTCGGAAGCCAGACCACCCCTTGCTCCAGCCTCCCCGGGGCCTGGAGACCCCAGCTCTCCCCTCCGGCGCCCTGACCCCCATGGAACTCGAGAGCCCCCCGGTGCCCCCCCAGCAAGCCCTCCCAGAGAGGCAGCAAAAGGATCCCCCGAGGAGCCCCCAGCACCTTGCTCCCAG gaggaggctggggcagcTGTGCTGGGCACCTCAGAGGACGGGAGGGCCAGTGAGCCGGCTGTGGGAGAGAGAGCTCCTGACCCTGCAGCTTCACCGCTGGCCCAGGAAGAGGCCCTTCTGGCACCCTGCTCCACCCAAGGAGCTCTCGCCCAGCGGGTGCCCTGTGCTGAGGCCTGCcgaggaggagaggcagggtcTGGGCTGAGGCCCAAGGCTGAG AGGGAGGACACGGCAGAGCTCGGGGTCCGTCTGGTGAACTCCCTTGTGGACCATGGCCGCAATTCAGATCTCTCAGACatccaagaggaggaggaggacgaggaggaggaggaagaggacctGAGTTCCAGGACTTGCTCTTTCCAGAAGCAGGTTGTTGGCAACAGCATCGGGGAGAATGGGGCCAAG ccccagccccagcctgaccCCTTCTGTGAGACCGACAGCGACGAGGAGATCTTGGAGCAGATCCTGGAGCTGCCCCTCCAGCAGTTCTGCAGCAAGAAGCTTTTTAGCATccctgaagaggaagaagaggaggacgAGGAAGATGAGGGGGAGGATGAGGAAGACGAGGAGAGGCCAGGGGCAGGCTGTTCTTCTCGAGACCCCGGCCCACCTGAGTCTGCATTGCTGGGGCTGGGCTGTGACAGTGGTCAGCCTCGAGGACCTGGCCTGTGTCCCTTGTCTCCAGAGCCCTGCAGGGGTGGGGACCGCCTGGAAGACATACCCGGACTAGTTGGTGGAAGCATCCGGAGGAAAGGAAGTGGCTCCCCTGAGAAGCCCCCAAACCGCAGGCGGTCCCCAGATCCCCGTGAACACTGCAGCCGACTTCTCAGCAACGGCGGGCCCCAGGCCTCCGGACGACCGGGCCCCACACGGGAGAGGGGCAGCCCCGCTGTGGGCGAGGGGACCAAGGGTGTGCCAGAGGCTGGTGGGAGAGGGCGGCCGGCCCCTTCCCGGAGATGCTCCCGTGGCCGGGCTCCAGAATCTAGCCTGGCCGGCTGCTTCTCCCCCAAGTGCTTGGAAATCAGCATTGAATATGATTCTGAGGACGAGCAAGAGGCAGGCAGCGGTGGCATCAGCATCACCAGCTCCTGCTACCCTGGAGATGGGGAGGCCTGGGGCACGGCCCCCATAGGAAGGTCCAGGGGGCCTCTGAAGGCCAATTCAGGCCCCACCCCCTACCCACGCCTTTCGGCCTGGGAGAAGGGGGAGCCAGAGCGGAGAGGCCGCAGTGCGACTGGCAGAGCCAAGGAGCCACCCTCCCGG GCAACAGAGACTGGGGAGCCCAGAGGGCAGGACAGCTCTGGGCGGAGGGGCCCCCTGCGGAGAGGGGCCCAGGCCCCCAGGACGGGCGGTACCGAGTTGG CCTCTCTGAGGAACCCCCCGGCAGAAGCGCCGGTTTACCAGGACCTACCTGTCAGGGCCTTTTTGGCTCTGTTTGACTATGACCCGGTGTCAATGTCACCCAACCCTGACGCTGGGGAAGAGGAGCTCCCCTTCCGGGAGGGCCAGATCCTGAAG GTGTTTGGGGACAAGGATGCCGATGGCTTCTACCGCGGTGAAGGTGGGGGTCGGACAGGCTACATCCCCTGCAACATGGTGGCTGAGGTGGCTGTGGACAGTCCCACAGAGAGACAGCAGCTGCTCCAGCGGGGTTATTTGTCCCCAGATATTCTCACTGAAGGCTCAG GGAATGGTCCCTTTGTGTACTCTACAGCCCGCACAGCTGGGCCTCCCCCCAAGCCCCGCCGCTCCAAGAAAG CTGAGGCAGAAGGCTCTGCCCAACCCTGTGCAG GCCGCCCCCAGCAGGTCTCCTCTGCCAGCTTGAAATGCTCCCGTTCCATGGTGGCTGCATTTGACTACAACCCTCGGGAGAGCTCCCCCAACATGGATGTGGAG GCAGAGCTGCCCTTCCGGGCAGGCGACATCATTACTGTGTTCGGTGACATGGACGATGATGGTTTCTACTAT GGGGAGCTCAATGGACAGAGGGGCTTGGTTCCATCCAACTTCCTGGAGGGCCCTGGACCTGAGGCGGGCAGCTCAGACAGGGAGCCTGGGACATCCCAGGCCGAGAGTCAG AGAATGAGGAGGAGACGAGTCCAGTGCTAG
- the TSPOAP1 gene encoding peripheral-type benzodiazepine receptor-associated protein 1 isoform X1, with translation MEQLTPLPQLGDPRAMEPWALPAWQNWTPGQGSEPGGTAPSIAEIPAAGQVGELRPGESSEPEPEGAQSPGAMGGIDPEGTKTGLNSLGHQAASSRPSCPRLEDEEVEALPKGKLSMGFGDRPNLELLRALGELQQRCAILKEENQMLRKSSFPETEEKVRRLKRKNAELAVIAKRLEERARKLQETNLKVVSAPVPRPGASLELCRKALAHQRARDLSETASALLAKDKQIAALQRECRELQARLTLVGKEGPQWLHVRDFDRLLRESQREVLRLQRQIALRNQQEPPPPSRPPGPAAPARAGAPAPGAPGEARPQEDVENPPTGLGEPEKQQRVQQLESELSKKRKKCESLEQEARKKQRRCEELELQLREAQNENARLVEENSRLSGRATEKEQVEWENAELRGQLLGVTQERDSALRKSQGLQSKLESLEQVLKHMREVAQRRQQLEVEHEQARISLQEKQEEVRRLQQAQAEAKREHEGAVQLLESTLDSMQVRVRELEEQCRSQTERFSLLAQELQAFRLHPGPLDLLTSALGYSTLGDHPPPPCCCSTPHPCRGSGPKDLDLPPGSPGRCTPKSSEPVPATVVGVPRRTAKKAESLSNSSRSESVHNSPKSCPTPEVDTASEVEELEADSVSLLPAAPEGSRGGARIQVFLARYSYNPFEGPNENPEAELPLTAGEYIYIYGNMDEDGFFEGELMDGRRGLVPSNFVERVSDDDLLTSLPPELADLSHSSGPELSFLSAGGGGSSSGGQSSGGRSQPRPEDEAAGDELSLSPQPEGLGGPPAVPYPRGLVVLRQLAHSVVLAWEPPPERVELRGYHICVNGELRQALGPGVPPKAVLENLDLRAGPLRVSVQALTSQGSSDPLRCCLVVGTRAGVVPSQLRVHRLTATSAEITWVPGNSNLAHAVYLNGEECPPARPSTYWATFCHLRPGTLYQARVEAQLPPRESWEPGWEKPEQRAATLQFTTLPAGPPDAPLDVQIEPGPSPGILIISWLPVTIDAAGTSNGVRVTGYAIYADGQKIMEVASPTAGSVLVELSQLQLMQVCREVAVRTMSPHGESADSIPAPVPPALVAACLPATVSCPSPRPGSEARPPLAPASPGPGDPSSPLRRPDPHGTREPPGAPPASPPREAAKGSPEEPPAPCSQEEAGAAVLGTSEDGRASEPAVGERAPDPAASPLAQEEALLAPCSTQGALAQRVPCAEACRGGEAGSGLRPKAEREDTAELGVRLVNSLVDHGRNSDLSDIQEEEEDEEEEEEDLSSRTCSFQKQVVGNSIGENGAKPQPQPDPFCETDSDEEILEQILELPLQQFCSKKLFSIPEEEEEEDEEDEGEDEEDEERPGAGCSSRDPGPPESALLGLGCDSGQPRGPGLCPLSPEPCRGGDRLEDIPGLVGGSIRRKGSGSPEKPPNRRRSPDPREHCSRLLSNGGPQASGRPGPTRERGSPAVGEGTKGVPEAGGRGRPAPSRRCSRGRAPESSLAGCFSPKCLEISIEYDSEDEQEAGSGGISITSSCYPGDGEAWGTAPIGRSRGPLKANSGPTPYPRLSAWEKGEPERRGRSATGRAKEPPSRATETGEPRGQDSSGRRGPLRRGAQAPRTGGTELASLRNPPAEAPVYQDLPVRAFLALFDYDPVSMSPNPDAGEEELPFREGQILKVFGDKDADGFYRGEGGGRTGYIPCNMVAEVAVDSPTERQQLLQRGYLSPDILTEGSGNGPFVYSTARTAGPPPKPRRSKKAEAEGSAQPCAGRPQQVSSASLKCSRSMVAAFDYNPRESSPNMDVEAELPFRAGDIITVFGDMDDDGFYYGELNGQRGLVPSNFLEGPGPEAGSSDREPGTSQAESQDWASSAQGPLLPRGRSCAPGPGSFPTIELGGPQGTSEKVWGLLSKGKQLLRKLGSGKKE, from the exons ATGGAGCAACTGACACCTCTCCCACAGCTGGGGGACCCCAGAGCCATGGAGCCGTGGGCCCTGCCCGCCTGGCAGAACTGGACTCCAGGCCAGGGGAGCGAACCCGGAGGCACAGCCCCAAGCATTGCTGAAATCCCGGCAGCTGGGCAGGTTGGAGAGCTGAGGCCCGGGGAGAGCTCCGAGCCGGAGCCTGAGGGAGCCCAGAGCCCCGGGGCTATGGGGGGCATTGACCCTGAAGGAACCAAAACCGGGCTGAACAGCCTGGGGCACCAAGCAGCAAGCTCCAGACCCAGCTGCCCGAGGCTGGAGGACGAGGAGGTGGAGGCTCTCCCTAAG GGCAAGCTGAGCATGGGCTTTGGGGACAGGCCCAATCTGGAGCTGCTGAGGGCCCTGGGGGAGCTGCAGCAGCGCTGTGCCATCCTTAAGGAGGAAAATCAGATGCTG AGGAAGAGCAGCTTCCCTGAGACAGAGGAGAAGGTGCGGAGGCTGAAGCGGAAGAATGCCGAGCTGGCGGTCATTGCCAAGCGTCTGGAGGAGAGGGCCCGGAAGCTGCAGGAGACTAACCTGAAGGTG GTGAGTGCCCCTGTGCCCCGTCCTGGGGCCAGCTTGGAGTTGTGCCGGAAGGCCCTGGCCCATCAGCGAGCCCGGGACCTCAGTGAGACAGCCAGCGCCCTGCTGGCTAAGGACAAGCAGATTGCTGCCTTGCAGCGGGAGTGCAGGGAGCTGCAGGCCAGGCTCACCCTGGTTGGCAAG GAGGGCCCCCAGTGGCTCCACGTGAGGGACTTCGACCGGCTGCTCCGCGAGTCCCAGCGGGAGGTGCTGCGGCTGCAGAGGCAGATCGCCCTGCGCAACCAGCAGGAGCCACCCCCGCCGTCCCGGCCCCCGGGCCCCGCTGCCCCGGCCAGAGCAGGGGCGCCCGCCCCCGGGGCCCCGGGAGAG GCCAGGCCCCAAGAGGATGTGGAAAACCCACCCACGGGCCTAGGGGAGCCAGAGAAACAGCAGAGGGTGCAGCAGCTG GAGTCAGAGCTCAGCAAGAAGCGAAAGAAATGCGAGAGCCTGGAGCAGGAAGCCCGGAAAAAGCAGAGGCGATGTGAGGAGCTG GAACTGCAGCTGAGAGAAGCCCAGAATGAGAATGCCCGCCTCGTGGAGGAGAATTCTCGGCTCAGTGGGAGAGCCACGGAAAAAGAGCAG GTGGAGTGGGAGAATGCAGAGCTGAGGGGCCAGCTCCTGGGGGTGACACAGGAGAGGGACTCAGCCCTTCGCAAGAGCCAGGGCCTGCAGAGCAAGCTGGAGAGCCTGGAGCAGGTGCTGAAG CACATGCGGGAGGTGGCCCAGCGGAGGCAGCAGCTCGAGGTGGAGCATGAGCAGGCTCGGATCAGCCtgcaggagaagcaggaggaggtcCGGAGGCTgcagcag GCCCAGGCAGAAGCCAAGAGGGAACATGAAGGGGCTGTGCAGCTGCTGGAG TCGACCCTGGATTCCATGCAG GTCCGGGTTCGAGAGCTGGAAGAGCAGTGCCGCAGCCAAACAGAGCGCTTCAGCCTCCTGGCACAGGAGCTCCAGGCCTTCCGCCTGCACCCTGGCCCCTTGGATCTACTCACCTCTGCCTTGGGCTACAGTACCCTTGGGGaccacccaccacccccctgcTGCTgctctaccccccacccctgccgtgGGTCTGGCCCCAAAG ACCTTGACCTCCCTCCGGGCTCTCCTGGGCGCTGCACCCCAAAGTCTTCTGAGCCTGTCCCTGCAACCGTTGTCGGGGTCCCTCGAAGGACGGCCAAGAAGGCAGAGTCCCTCTCCAACTCCTCTCGCTCTGAATCCGTCCACAACAGCCCCAAGTCATGCCCCACACCCGAG GTGGACACAGCCAGTGAGGTGGAGGAGCTGGAGGCAGACAGTGTCTCCCTGCTCCCAGCAGCACCGGAGGGCAGCCGCGGAGGAGCCAGGATCCAGGTGTTCCTAGCACGCTATAG CTACAACCCCTTCGAGGGCCCCAATGAGAACCCAGAGGCAGAGCTTCCGCTTACTGCTGGCGAGTACATCTACATCTATGGCAACATGGACGAGGATGGCTTTTTTGAAG gGGAGCTCATGGATGGCCGAAGGGGCCTGGTCCCTTCCAATTTTGTAGAGCGTGTGTCCGACGATGACCTCCTGACCTCCCTCCCTCCGGAGCTGGCCGATTTGTCCCACAGCTCAGGCCCCGAACTCAGTTTCCTGAGTGCAGGCGGGGGTGGCAGCAGTAGCGGGGGCCAGAGCAGCGGGGGACGCAGCCAGCCCAGACCTGAGGACGAGGCTGCGGGGGACGAGCTCAGTCTGAGCCCCCAGCCTGAGGGCCTGGGCGGGCCCCCTGCTGTGCCTTACCCACGGGGTCTGGTGGTCCTCAGGCAGCTGGCCCACAGTGTGGTGCTGGCCTGGGAGCCGCCTCCTGAGCGAGTGGAGTTACGCGGCTACCATATCTGCGTGAACGGGGAGCTGCGTCAGGCCCTGGGGCCGGGGGTGCCCCCCAAGGCTGTGCTCGAGAACCTGGACCTGCGGGCCGGGCCCCTCCGTGTTTCTGTGCAGGCCCTGACCAGCCAGGGCAGCTCCGACCCTCTGCGCTGTTGCTTGGTGGTGGGTACCCGGGCCGGGGTGGTACCTAGCCAGCTGCGGGTCCATCGACTGACAGCCACGTCTGCTGAGATCACCTGGGTGCCCGGCAATAGCAACTTGGCCCATGCCGTCTACCTCAATGGGGAAGAGTGCCCCCCTGCCCGCCCCAGCACCTACTGGGCCACCTTCTGTCACCTGCGGCCTGGTACTCTCTATCAGGCCCGAGTGGAGGCTCAGCTCCCACCTCGAGAGTCCTGGGAACCAGGCTGGGAAAAGCCGGAGCAGCGGGCTGCCACCCTGCAGTTCACCACACTCCCAGCAG GCCCACCTGATGCCCCCCTGGATGTGCAGATTGAGCCGGGACCCTCCCCTGGAATCTTGATCATCAGCTGGCTCCCAGTAACAATTGATGCTGCTGGCACTTCCAATGGCGTCCGGGTCACGGGCTATGCCATCTATGCTGATGGGCAAAAG ATCATGGAGGTGGCGTCACCCACGGCAGGCAGCGTGCTGGTGGAGCTGTCCCAGCTGCAGCTGATGCAAGTGTGCCGTGAGGTGGCTGTGCGCACCATGTCACCCCACGGCGAGTCAGCTGACTCCATTCCAGCTCCTGTCCCCCCAGCCCTAGTGGCGGCCTGCCTACCAGCCACGGTCTCTTGCCCCTCACCGCGGCCGGGCTCGGAAGCCAGACCACCCCTTGCTCCAGCCTCCCCGGGGCCTGGAGACCCCAGCTCTCCCCTCCGGCGCCCTGACCCCCATGGAACTCGAGAGCCCCCCGGTGCCCCCCCAGCAAGCCCTCCCAGAGAGGCAGCAAAAGGATCCCCCGAGGAGCCCCCAGCACCTTGCTCCCAG gaggaggctggggcagcTGTGCTGGGCACCTCAGAGGACGGGAGGGCCAGTGAGCCGGCTGTGGGAGAGAGAGCTCCTGACCCTGCAGCTTCACCGCTGGCCCAGGAAGAGGCCCTTCTGGCACCCTGCTCCACCCAAGGAGCTCTCGCCCAGCGGGTGCCCTGTGCTGAGGCCTGCcgaggaggagaggcagggtcTGGGCTGAGGCCCAAGGCTGAG AGGGAGGACACGGCAGAGCTCGGGGTCCGTCTGGTGAACTCCCTTGTGGACCATGGCCGCAATTCAGATCTCTCAGACatccaagaggaggaggaggacgaggaggaggaggaagaggacctGAGTTCCAGGACTTGCTCTTTCCAGAAGCAGGTTGTTGGCAACAGCATCGGGGAGAATGGGGCCAAG ccccagccccagcctgaccCCTTCTGTGAGACCGACAGCGACGAGGAGATCTTGGAGCAGATCCTGGAGCTGCCCCTCCAGCAGTTCTGCAGCAAGAAGCTTTTTAGCATccctgaagaggaagaagaggaggacgAGGAAGATGAGGGGGAGGATGAGGAAGACGAGGAGAGGCCAGGGGCAGGCTGTTCTTCTCGAGACCCCGGCCCACCTGAGTCTGCATTGCTGGGGCTGGGCTGTGACAGTGGTCAGCCTCGAGGACCTGGCCTGTGTCCCTTGTCTCCAGAGCCCTGCAGGGGTGGGGACCGCCTGGAAGACATACCCGGACTAGTTGGTGGAAGCATCCGGAGGAAAGGAAGTGGCTCCCCTGAGAAGCCCCCAAACCGCAGGCGGTCCCCAGATCCCCGTGAACACTGCAGCCGACTTCTCAGCAACGGCGGGCCCCAGGCCTCCGGACGACCGGGCCCCACACGGGAGAGGGGCAGCCCCGCTGTGGGCGAGGGGACCAAGGGTGTGCCAGAGGCTGGTGGGAGAGGGCGGCCGGCCCCTTCCCGGAGATGCTCCCGTGGCCGGGCTCCAGAATCTAGCCTGGCCGGCTGCTTCTCCCCCAAGTGCTTGGAAATCAGCATTGAATATGATTCTGAGGACGAGCAAGAGGCAGGCAGCGGTGGCATCAGCATCACCAGCTCCTGCTACCCTGGAGATGGGGAGGCCTGGGGCACGGCCCCCATAGGAAGGTCCAGGGGGCCTCTGAAGGCCAATTCAGGCCCCACCCCCTACCCACGCCTTTCGGCCTGGGAGAAGGGGGAGCCAGAGCGGAGAGGCCGCAGTGCGACTGGCAGAGCCAAGGAGCCACCCTCCCGG GCAACAGAGACTGGGGAGCCCAGAGGGCAGGACAGCTCTGGGCGGAGGGGCCCCCTGCGGAGAGGGGCCCAGGCCCCCAGGACGGGCGGTACCGAGTTGG CCTCTCTGAGGAACCCCCCGGCAGAAGCGCCGGTTTACCAGGACCTACCTGTCAGGGCCTTTTTGGCTCTGTTTGACTATGACCCGGTGTCAATGTCACCCAACCCTGACGCTGGGGAAGAGGAGCTCCCCTTCCGGGAGGGCCAGATCCTGAAG GTGTTTGGGGACAAGGATGCCGATGGCTTCTACCGCGGTGAAGGTGGGGGTCGGACAGGCTACATCCCCTGCAACATGGTGGCTGAGGTGGCTGTGGACAGTCCCACAGAGAGACAGCAGCTGCTCCAGCGGGGTTATTTGTCCCCAGATATTCTCACTGAAGGCTCAG GGAATGGTCCCTTTGTGTACTCTACAGCCCGCACAGCTGGGCCTCCCCCCAAGCCCCGCCGCTCCAAGAAAG CTGAGGCAGAAGGCTCTGCCCAACCCTGTGCAG GCCGCCCCCAGCAGGTCTCCTCTGCCAGCTTGAAATGCTCCCGTTCCATGGTGGCTGCATTTGACTACAACCCTCGGGAGAGCTCCCCCAACATGGATGTGGAG GCAGAGCTGCCCTTCCGGGCAGGCGACATCATTACTGTGTTCGGTGACATGGACGATGATGGTTTCTACTAT GGGGAGCTCAATGGACAGAGGGGCTTGGTTCCATCCAACTTCCTGGAGGGCCCTGGACCTGAGGCGGGCAGCTCAGACAGGGAGCCTGGGACATCCCAGGCCGAGAGTCAG